The nucleotide sequence CAAAGAGATCAGCCTACAGGACCGGGACCCGCTGTTTGCCGAAGCAGCCCGCATCATTGTGCAAACACAGCAAGGCTCTACCTCGCTGTTGCAACGCCGCATGAAGCTGGGCTACAACCGCGCCGGCCGCCTCATGGACCAGCTGGAAGCCGCTGGTATTGTAGGGCCCAACATGGGCAGCAAAGCCCGTGAAGTGCAGGTGAAGTCCGACAGTGAGCTGGAAGAGATCTTCGACGCCATGGGCATTGTTTAATTACATGGTACGTTGTACACTGTATCCTGCGCAAAAAAATTAGCATCCCTTTAACGGCCGGCTTTTTAAACGCACCGGCATGGCATTTGTCTTAATTGCAGCATCTGCCAACATAAACCTAAACTGCAACTACATGAAGCAAATTTTTCTCCTGGGATTATTAACCTGTGGCCTGGTAATGTCGGGCATGGCACAACAGAACGACCCGAAAGCCAAAACCATCCTGGATGGGGTGAGCAAAAAATTCAAATCACTCAGTTCCATAGTGGCCAGTTTTACCCTGAAAGTAGAAGGCACCAACAATAAAGTGGCCGACAGTAAGAAAGGCGTAATGTCCATGAAGGGCAATAAATACAGGATCGTCATGGACGGCCAGGAAATTATTTCCGACAATAAAACCTCCTGGACCTATTCCAAAGATAACAACGAAGTAACCGTGAACGGGGTAGACCAAAGCGCCGGCAGCCTTACGCCCGCAAAGCTTTTCACGAACTTCTACGACAAGGATTACCTGTACCGCCTGAACGATGAAACCAGGGAGGGCGCCCGGACGTTGCAGAACATTGAGATGACACCCACGGATAAGTCAAAGCCTACTTTCAAAGTGCTGCTTTCCGTTGATAAGAAAACGCAAACCATTTACCGCGTGAAGATGTTCAACAAGGATGGCAACCGCTACACCTACGAGATCACCGGTTTTACACCTAACAAGCTGCTGGCGGATAATCTCTTTATGTTTGATGCCAAGCAACATCCTGGTGTGGAAGTGGTAGACCTGCGCTAAGAACGGCGCTTGTATATAACTGAAAAATCCCCGTGACGCTGGTAGCCACGGGGATTTTTTTATGGGAAGTAATATTGTTTAAATGCGCACCGGTGTTACGGTGTAGCCTAGTTTTCGGAGGCCTGTAATTAAGCCATAACTTGCTTTAAGATGATCTAAACCTACTGCGATGAAACTGCTTTGTGCCTGCAGCATCGATGGTATGCGTTGAAGCCATATTAAAAACACCGCGCCGTCGTATTGATATTTGCAACAGTCATTATTCCGCCATTACGATCACGGGTGCCGCGGTGGGTTCCGCGGCGGGCTGCGATTGCTTTTGCTGGATGGCCTTGTTCACCACGAACATGCATACCGCGCAGATCACGAAAGCCGCCACGCATACATACCCGATCACATCAAAATGATGCAGGAAGCCACTGGGCTCGGAGGTAATGATAGCGCCGCCTATCACCGCCGCTACGCCGCCCCCCATCTGCTGTACAGACGCATTGATGGCCATGAAGGCGCCGC is from Chitinophaga parva and encodes:
- a CDS encoding LolA family protein; translation: MKQIFLLGLLTCGLVMSGMAQQNDPKAKTILDGVSKKFKSLSSIVASFTLKVEGTNNKVADSKKGVMSMKGNKYRIVMDGQEIISDNKTSWTYSKDNNEVTVNGVDQSAGSLTPAKLFTNFYDKDYLYRLNDETREGARTLQNIEMTPTDKSKPTFKVLLSVDKKTQTIYRVKMFNKDGNRYTYEITGFTPNKLLADNLFMFDAKQHPGVEVVDLR
- a CDS encoding TraB/GumN family protein yields the protein MFLIWLQRIPSMLQAQSSFIAVGLDHLKASYGLITGLRKLGYTVTPVRI